The following are from one region of the Rhizobacter sp. AJA081-3 genome:
- a CDS encoding pyridoxal phosphate-dependent aminotransferase translates to MTTAAARTPAITSRLPNVGTTIFTVMSALAQQHGAVNLGQGFPDFDCDPRLLDAVSEAMRGGLNQYPPMAGVPVLREAVAAKIESLYGRRYDAGSEITITAGATQAIITAILAIVHPGDEVIVLDPCYDSYEPNIELAGGRAVHVPLVPGTFRPDFARIAAALSRKTRAIIVNTPHNPSATVWTTQDMQRLAELLRPTDVLLIADEVYEHMVYDGVRHESVARHEELAQRAFIVSSFGKTYHVTGWKVGYVAAPAALTAEFRKVHQFNVFTVNTPMQHGLAAFMADASHHLSLPAFYQRKRDLFRAGLAGSRFTLLPSEGSYFQCVDYSAISDETEESFCRRLTTQVGVAAIPLSAFYQGGFEQRIVRFCFAKKDETLNLALERLAVL, encoded by the coding sequence ATGACCACAGCCGCCGCCCGCACGCCCGCGATCACCAGCCGCCTGCCCAACGTCGGCACCACCATCTTCACCGTGATGTCGGCGCTGGCCCAGCAGCACGGTGCCGTGAACCTCGGCCAAGGTTTCCCGGACTTCGACTGCGACCCGCGCCTGCTCGACGCGGTGAGCGAGGCCATGCGTGGCGGGCTCAACCAGTACCCACCGATGGCCGGCGTGCCGGTGCTGCGCGAGGCGGTGGCCGCGAAGATCGAATCGCTCTACGGCCGCCGCTACGACGCCGGCAGCGAGATCACCATCACCGCTGGCGCAACGCAGGCGATCATCACCGCCATCCTGGCCATCGTTCACCCGGGCGACGAGGTGATCGTGCTCGACCCCTGCTACGACAGCTACGAACCGAACATCGAGCTCGCCGGTGGCCGTGCGGTGCACGTGCCGCTGGTGCCCGGCACCTTCCGCCCCGATTTCGCACGCATCGCCGCGGCGCTGTCGCGGAAGACGCGCGCCATCATCGTCAACACGCCGCACAACCCCAGCGCCACGGTGTGGACGACGCAGGACATGCAACGCCTGGCCGAACTGCTGCGCCCGACCGACGTGCTGCTGATCGCCGACGAGGTCTACGAGCACATGGTCTACGACGGCGTGCGGCACGAGAGCGTGGCTCGGCACGAGGAACTGGCACAGCGCGCCTTCATCGTCTCGAGCTTCGGCAAGACCTATCACGTGACCGGCTGGAAGGTCGGCTACGTGGCGGCGCCGGCGGCGCTGACGGCCGAGTTCCGCAAGGTGCACCAGTTCAACGTGTTCACCGTCAACACGCCGATGCAGCACGGTCTGGCAGCCTTCATGGCCGACGCCTCGCACCACCTGTCCTTGCCGGCCTTCTACCAGCGCAAGCGCGATCTGTTCCGCGCCGGTCTCGCCGGCAGCCGCTTCACGCTGTTGCCCAGCGAAGGCAGCTACTTCCAGTGCGTCGACTACTCGGCCATCAGCGACGAAACGGAGGAGTCCTTCTGCCGGCGCCTGACCACGCAGGTGGGCGTGGCCGCGATTCCGCTGTCGGCTTTCTACCAGGGTGGTTTCGAGCAGCGCATCGTGCGCTTCTGTTTTGCGAAGAAGGACGAGACGCTGAACCTCGCGCTGGAGCGCCTGGCGGTGCTCTGA
- a CDS encoding FimV family protein, which translates to MLCTAGPAQALGFGRSINASYLGQPLNFAATVRLETDETLPRECVAAEVQSGDNKLPSAALRITVEPGANANERLIRVSTQTQIDEPVVTVTVTAGCLPRLTRSFVTLMDPPGLNLAQGGAAVPEVSLPAQRVDADVAPVVSVVQAAQAASAPARARAPVASDARPARPRAVTAPTPAARQRSAAAPAAAVQPRERKAAAPVAVAKAPGSRLQLEAGTAATLTAAAASAAAARAAAAPAMTASAAAAAEMAAASAVQAVAAAASAASAAEQRVALLEEQLRALREDSKKTQQALATLQSSLNEAQASRYSNPLVYGLAWLSALLALAVAALWWRQSQSRQSSQWWLAPSAGSVAQTQSVKPVATRAPTSEAAAARQETQPAVMDERNVVRTIEEESSGFRTEVLDAPATLSPMVAEAASPRRELSVEELIDLEQQADFFVVLGQDDAAIDLLMGHVRSSGGVSPLPYLKLLEIYRRRGEHDSYERVRERFNRRFSAYAPDWDSDLQHGRTLDDYPQVLRQLQRLWDEPQRVTQMLDATLMRQDAEGETYDLPAYRELLFLYSIARDLAEHPSNARAVDLLLPMDGEAAEKPIEQLTASRLMGFAATDQLTVQVDLDVTRPMTGKEPPASDFLGLVDPKLKRGDADRG; encoded by the coding sequence TTGCTGTGTACGGCCGGTCCGGCGCAGGCGCTGGGCTTCGGCCGATCGATCAATGCGTCCTACCTGGGCCAGCCGCTGAACTTCGCGGCGACCGTCCGGCTGGAGACCGACGAAACGCTGCCGCGCGAGTGCGTTGCTGCCGAGGTGCAGTCGGGCGACAACAAGCTGCCGTCGGCCGCCTTGCGCATCACGGTGGAACCCGGCGCGAACGCCAACGAACGGCTGATCCGGGTCAGCACGCAGACACAGATCGACGAGCCGGTGGTCACCGTCACGGTGACGGCGGGCTGCCTGCCGCGGCTCACCCGCAGTTTCGTGACCTTGATGGACCCGCCGGGGCTCAATCTCGCGCAGGGTGGCGCGGCAGTTCCGGAAGTCTCGCTACCTGCGCAGCGTGTGGATGCCGACGTGGCGCCGGTCGTCTCGGTGGTGCAGGCGGCACAGGCCGCTTCGGCGCCTGCGCGTGCGCGTGCGCCGGTTGCCTCCGATGCTCGCCCGGCGCGGCCGCGTGCAGTCACTGCCCCGACGCCCGCGGCGCGCCAGCGAAGCGCAGCGGCGCCTGCCGCCGCGGTTCAGCCGCGCGAACGCAAGGCCGCTGCGCCGGTGGCGGTCGCCAAGGCGCCGGGCTCACGCTTGCAGCTGGAAGCCGGAACGGCCGCCACGCTGACGGCGGCGGCGGCGTCCGCTGCCGCGGCGAGGGCAGCCGCCGCACCGGCGATGACGGCTTCGGCGGCAGCCGCCGCTGAAATGGCCGCTGCGTCGGCCGTCCAGGCCGTGGCGGCTGCGGCCAGTGCAGCTTCGGCGGCGGAGCAGCGAGTTGCCTTGCTGGAGGAGCAGCTGCGCGCACTTCGCGAGGACTCGAAGAAGACGCAGCAGGCTCTGGCCACGCTGCAGTCCAGCCTGAACGAGGCGCAGGCCTCCCGCTATTCGAATCCGCTCGTCTATGGCCTGGCGTGGCTGTCGGCGCTGCTCGCACTGGCCGTCGCCGCGCTGTGGTGGCGCCAGTCGCAGTCTCGCCAATCGTCGCAGTGGTGGCTCGCGCCCTCGGCCGGTTCGGTGGCGCAGACGCAGTCGGTCAAGCCGGTGGCCACGCGAGCCCCGACCAGCGAGGCCGCTGCCGCACGCCAGGAGACCCAGCCTGCGGTGATGGACGAACGCAACGTCGTGCGCACGATCGAAGAGGAATCCTCGGGGTTCCGCACCGAGGTTCTCGATGCGCCGGCGACGCTGTCGCCGATGGTGGCCGAAGCGGCCAGCCCGCGCCGGGAGCTGTCGGTCGAGGAACTGATCGACCTGGAACAGCAGGCCGACTTCTTCGTCGTGCTGGGCCAGGACGATGCCGCCATCGACCTGCTGATGGGCCATGTGCGCAGCAGCGGCGGCGTGAGCCCGCTGCCCTACCTCAAGCTGCTCGAGATCTACCGCCGCCGGGGCGAGCACGACTCGTACGAGCGAGTGCGCGAACGTTTCAACCGCCGCTTCAGCGCCTATGCGCCGGACTGGGACAGCGATCTCCAGCATGGCCGCACGCTCGACGACTATCCGCAGGTCCTGCGGCAGCTTCAGCGGCTGTGGGACGAGCCGCAACGTGTCACGCAGATGCTCGATGCGACGCTGATGCGCCAGGACGCCGAAGGCGAGACCTACGACCTGCCGGCCTACCGCGAACTGCTTTTCCTCTATTCGATAGCCCGCGACCTGGCGGAGCATCCATCGAACGCGCGTGCGGTCGATCTGTTGCTGCCGATGGATGGCGAAGCGGCCGAGAAGCCGATCGAGCAGTTGACGGCCAGCCGCCTGATGGGATTCGCGGCCACCGACCAGCTGACGGTGCAGGTGGATCTCGATGTCACCCGTCCGATGACCGGCAAGGAGCCGCCGGCCTCGGACTTCCTCGGCCTGGTCGACCCGAAGCTCAAGCGCGGCGACGCCGATCGCGGCTGA
- a CDS encoding oxepin-CoA hydrolase, alternative type, giving the protein MPSELLTERQGAVLILTISDPDTRNTLSEAVITAGIEALSTAESDDDVRCVVLRGAGQHFCAGGNLQGLMARRQAGPPAQARMLERLNQWVEALRACPKPVLAAVEGAAAGAGFSLTLACDMIVAAEDAKFILSYAKLGLSPDGGASWQLLRALPRQAVQQMVWLAEPVSARQLQGWGIVNAVTEPGNALAVALRLADRLSAMAPNAVASGKELLNAAADQPLNAQLGAERDHFIVNLFHANGGEGIQAFVGKRAPRFE; this is encoded by the coding sequence ATGCCTTCCGAACTGCTGACAGAGCGCCAAGGCGCCGTGCTGATTCTCACGATCAGCGACCCGGATACCCGCAACACGCTGTCCGAGGCGGTCATCACGGCCGGAATCGAGGCGCTGAGCACGGCCGAGTCAGACGACGACGTTCGCTGCGTGGTTCTGCGCGGCGCGGGCCAGCACTTCTGCGCCGGCGGCAACCTGCAGGGCCTGATGGCCCGAAGGCAGGCCGGCCCGCCCGCCCAGGCGCGCATGCTGGAGCGGCTGAACCAGTGGGTCGAGGCGCTGCGCGCCTGCCCGAAGCCGGTGCTGGCGGCCGTCGAAGGTGCCGCGGCGGGCGCCGGTTTCTCTCTCACGCTGGCCTGCGACATGATCGTCGCGGCCGAGGACGCGAAGTTCATCCTTTCGTACGCCAAGCTGGGCCTGTCGCCCGACGGCGGCGCCAGCTGGCAGCTGCTGCGCGCCCTGCCCCGCCAGGCCGTGCAGCAGATGGTGTGGCTGGCCGAGCCGGTCTCGGCGCGGCAACTGCAAGGCTGGGGCATCGTCAACGCCGTCACCGAGCCGGGCAATGCGCTGGCCGTGGCGCTGCGGCTGGCCGACCGGCTGTCCGCCATGGCGCCCAACGCCGTGGCCAGCGGCAAGGAGCTGCTGAATGCGGCGGCCGATCAGCCACTGAACGCCCAACTGGGCGCCGAGCGCGACCACTTCATCGTCAACCTGTTCCACGCCAACGGCGGCGAAGGCATCCAGGCCTTCGTCGGCAAGCGCGCGCCGCGTTTCGAGTGA
- a CDS encoding class II aldolase/adducin family protein gives MSTDALQIPSRQGQVSPEEWQTRVDLAAAYRLVALFKWDDLVFTHISARVPGRDNEFLINPYGLMFEEITASSLVRIDTAGNKLDDSPFPVNPAGFTIHSAIHAVRHDAQCVLHTHTLNGIAVSAQKEGVLPLSQQSIFVLSSLGYHGYEGVALNEDEKPRLVADLGDKSFLMLRNHGLLTVGPTIADAFLNMYLFETVCTIQVRALAGSRELTHVDPRIIAGAQQQAKVVTRGVGGGALTWPGLLRRLDRQNPGYRS, from the coding sequence TTGAGCACCGACGCACTGCAGATTCCCAGCCGCCAGGGACAGGTCAGCCCCGAGGAGTGGCAGACCCGGGTGGACCTCGCCGCGGCCTACCGGCTGGTGGCGCTCTTCAAGTGGGACGACCTCGTCTTCACGCACATCAGCGCGCGCGTGCCGGGCCGCGACAACGAGTTCCTGATCAACCCCTACGGGCTGATGTTCGAGGAGATCACCGCGTCGAGCTTGGTGCGCATCGACACCGCCGGCAACAAGCTCGACGACTCGCCGTTCCCGGTCAACCCGGCTGGCTTCACGATCCACAGCGCCATCCACGCGGTGCGCCACGACGCGCAATGCGTGCTGCACACGCACACGCTCAACGGCATCGCGGTATCGGCGCAGAAGGAGGGCGTGCTGCCGCTGTCGCAGCAGTCGATCTTCGTGCTGTCCAGCCTGGGTTACCACGGCTACGAGGGCGTGGCGCTCAACGAGGACGAGAAGCCTCGGCTGGTGGCCGATCTGGGAGACAAGTCGTTCCTGATGCTGCGCAATCACGGGCTGCTCACGGTCGGGCCGACGATCGCCGACGCCTTCCTGAACATGTACCTGTTCGAGACCGTCTGCACCATCCAGGTCCGGGCGCTGGCCGGCAGCCGCGAGTTGACGCATGTCGATCCACGCATCATCGCGGGTGCCCAGCAGCAGGCCAAGGTCGTCACGCGCGGTGTCGGTGGCGGGGCGTTGACCTGGCCTGGGCTGCTGCGCAGGCTCGACCGCCAGAACCCCGGCTACCGCAGCTGA
- a CDS encoding Crp/Fnr family transcriptional regulator, producing the protein MNTPALTIDERSNIESGSWFSKLSLPLRQAILARSTVRRLADGATLSARGTPAQEWVGVAKGAVRVSSVSLSGKQVTLTYVEPGTWFGDIALFDGLPRTHDASAHGETTLLVVRKADFKELLAQHVELYDALLRLNCRRLRLMFDTIEDLNTRPLAARLAKQVLLLARAYGIDQGEEIRIGLQLAQEDLAQLLGASRQRVNQELKGFEREGAVRIEPTRLVVLSKEKLLAIAEK; encoded by the coding sequence ATGAACACCCCCGCGCTTACCATCGACGAACGTTCCAACATCGAGTCGGGCTCTTGGTTCTCGAAGCTCTCGCTGCCCCTGCGCCAGGCCATCCTCGCCCGCTCGACGGTACGGCGCCTGGCCGACGGCGCCACGCTGTCGGCACGCGGCACGCCGGCACAGGAGTGGGTCGGCGTGGCCAAGGGCGCCGTGCGGGTCAGCTCGGTGTCGTTGTCGGGCAAGCAGGTCACGCTGACCTACGTCGAGCCCGGCACCTGGTTCGGCGACATCGCCCTGTTCGACGGCCTGCCGCGCACGCACGATGCCAGCGCGCATGGCGAGACCACGCTTCTGGTGGTGCGCAAGGCCGACTTCAAGGAGCTGCTCGCGCAGCACGTCGAGTTGTACGACGCGCTGCTGCGCCTGAACTGCCGGCGATTGCGCCTGATGTTCGACACCATCGAAGACCTGAACACCCGGCCGCTGGCAGCGCGCCTGGCCAAGCAGGTGCTGCTGCTGGCGCGTGCCTATGGCATCGATCAAGGCGAAGAAATCCGCATCGGGCTGCAGCTTGCACAGGAAGATCTGGCCCAGCTGCTCGGTGCCTCGCGGCAACGGGTCAACCAGGAGCTCAAGGGTTTCGAACGCGAAGGCGCGGTGCGCATCGAGCCGACGCGCCTGGTCGTGCTCTCGAAAGAGAAGCTGCTCGCCATCGCCGAGAAGTGA
- a CDS encoding phosphotransferase, giving the protein MDAYSGTKPIAEQHAFDIAVLQAHLEERLDGFRGPLTVEQFKGGQSNPTFKLITPATTYVMRCKPGPVAKLLPSAHAIEREFTVMRALRGSGVPVPTMHLLCEDESVIGRAFYVMEFVQGRVLWDQTLPGLPHTERSAIYDEMNRVIAALHKVDVSAAGLATYGKPGNYFDRQIGRWSKQYIASITEPIEAMDRLMEWLPAHMPASARDESQVSVVHGDYRLDNLVFHPTEPRILAVLDWELSTLGHPLADFSYHCMSWHIPPGSFRGIGGVDLAALGIPDEKTYVRRYCERTGRPDADAVMADWNFYMAYNLFRMAGILQGIAKRVVEGTASSAQATSAGAGARPLAEMGWRIAQSA; this is encoded by the coding sequence ATGGACGCCTACTCCGGAACCAAGCCCATCGCCGAGCAGCACGCCTTCGACATCGCCGTGCTGCAGGCCCATCTCGAGGAGCGCCTCGACGGCTTTCGCGGCCCGCTGACGGTCGAGCAGTTCAAGGGTGGGCAGTCCAACCCGACCTTCAAGCTGATCACTCCGGCCACCACCTACGTGATGCGCTGCAAGCCCGGGCCGGTGGCCAAGTTGCTGCCGTCCGCACACGCCATCGAACGCGAGTTCACCGTGATGCGCGCGCTGCGCGGCAGCGGCGTGCCGGTGCCGACGATGCATCTGCTGTGCGAAGACGAATCCGTCATCGGCCGCGCCTTCTACGTGATGGAGTTCGTGCAGGGCCGCGTGCTATGGGACCAGACCTTGCCGGGCCTGCCCCACACCGAACGCAGCGCGATCTACGACGAGATGAACCGCGTCATCGCGGCACTGCACAAGGTCGACGTGAGCGCCGCCGGCCTGGCCACATACGGCAAGCCTGGCAACTACTTCGACCGCCAGATCGGCCGCTGGAGCAAGCAGTACATCGCCTCGATCACCGAGCCCATCGAGGCCATGGACCGGCTGATGGAATGGTTGCCCGCGCACATGCCGGCCAGCGCGCGCGACGAGAGCCAGGTGTCGGTGGTGCACGGCGACTACCGGCTCGACAACCTCGTCTTCCACCCCACCGAGCCGCGCATCCTCGCGGTGCTCGACTGGGAACTGTCGACGCTGGGCCACCCGCTGGCCGACTTCAGCTACCACTGCATGTCGTGGCACATCCCGCCGGGATCGTTCCGCGGCATCGGTGGCGTCGACCTCGCGGCGCTGGGCATCCCCGACGAGAAGACCTACGTGCGCCGCTACTGCGAGCGCACCGGCCGGCCCGACGCCGATGCGGTGATGGCCGACTGGAATTTCTACATGGCCTACAACCTGTTCCGCATGGCCGGCATCCTGCAGGGCATCGCCAAGCGCGTCGTTGAGGGCACCGCCTCGAGCGCGCAGGCGACCTCCGCCGGCGCCGGCGCGCGGCCCCTGGCCGAAATGGGCTGGCGCATCGCGCAGTCCGCCTGA
- a CDS encoding acyl-CoA dehydrogenase family protein, translating to MDFSYSPRTRELQAQLQRFMDEHIYPAEPAWWAEIEANTAAGKRWTPLEVIEKLKPKARAAGLWNLFLPPSADGHKNTSGNYGVGLSNQEYAPLAEIMGRVPWASEVFNCSAPDTGNMETIVRYGSEEHKKLWLEPLLDGKMRSAFAMTEPAVASSDATNIEARIVRDGNDYVINGRKWWTSGAGDPRCKIYIFMGKTDPTAARHSQQSMILVPADTPGVKVLRALQVFGYDDAPHGHMEVLFENVRVPASNILLGEGRGFEIAQGRLGPGRIHHCMRLIGLAERSLELMCKRATKRVAFGRPVAEQGVTRERIAEARCMIDQARLLTLKAAWMMDMAGNKSAQAEIAMIKVVAPTMACKVIDWAMQVYGGAGMSQDTPLAYFYTAARTLRYADGPDEVHHNAIAKIEIGKHA from the coding sequence ATGGACTTCAGCTACTCGCCACGCACCCGCGAACTGCAGGCTCAACTGCAGCGCTTCATGGACGAGCACATCTACCCGGCCGAGCCGGCCTGGTGGGCCGAGATCGAGGCCAACACGGCAGCCGGCAAGCGCTGGACGCCGCTGGAGGTGATCGAGAAGCTCAAGCCGAAGGCGCGCGCCGCGGGCCTGTGGAACCTGTTCCTGCCGCCCAGCGCCGACGGCCACAAGAACACCTCCGGCAACTACGGCGTGGGCCTGTCGAACCAGGAGTACGCGCCGCTGGCCGAGATCATGGGGCGCGTGCCCTGGGCCAGCGAGGTCTTCAATTGCTCGGCGCCTGACACCGGCAACATGGAGACCATCGTCCGCTACGGCAGCGAGGAGCACAAGAAGCTCTGGCTCGAGCCCTTGCTCGACGGCAAGATGCGCAGCGCCTTCGCGATGACCGAGCCGGCAGTGGCTTCATCGGACGCCACCAACATCGAGGCGCGCATCGTGCGCGACGGCAACGACTACGTCATCAACGGCCGCAAGTGGTGGACCTCCGGCGCCGGCGACCCGCGCTGCAAGATCTACATCTTCATGGGCAAGACCGACCCGACGGCGGCGCGCCATTCGCAGCAGTCGATGATCCTGGTGCCCGCCGACACCCCGGGGGTGAAGGTGCTACGCGCCCTGCAGGTGTTCGGTTACGACGACGCGCCGCACGGCCACATGGAAGTGCTGTTCGAGAACGTGCGCGTGCCGGCCAGCAACATCCTGCTCGGCGAGGGCCGCGGCTTCGAGATCGCGCAAGGCCGCCTCGGCCCCGGGCGCATCCACCACTGCATGCGCCTGATCGGCCTGGCCGAGCGTTCGCTCGAGCTGATGTGCAAGCGCGCCACGAAGCGCGTGGCCTTCGGCCGCCCGGTGGCCGAACAGGGCGTGACGCGCGAGCGCATTGCCGAGGCGCGTTGCATGATCGACCAGGCCCGCCTGCTGACGCTCAAGGCCGCGTGGATGATGGACATGGCCGGCAACAAGAGCGCACAGGCCGAGATCGCCATGATCAAGGTCGTCGCACCGACGATGGCCTGCAAGGTGATCGACTGGGCGATGCAGGTCTATGGCGGCGCCGGCATGAGCCAGGACACGCCGCTGGCCTACTTCTACACCGCTGCGCGCACGCTGCGCTACGCGGACGGCCCGGACGAGGTGCACCACAACGCGATCGCCAAGATCGAGATCGGCAAGCACGCCTGA
- a CDS encoding glutathione S-transferase N-terminal domain-containing protein has translation MIEVYSWATPNGHKVHIMLEECGLPYRVIPVDIGAGDQFKPEFLRISPNNKIPAIVDPDGPDGAPISLFESGAILLYLAGKTGRFLPADTRGRYEVLEWLMFQMGGVGPMLGQAHHFRIYAPEKIAYAVDRYTNEAKRLYGVMDRRLAKSKYIGGPEYSIADIAIFPWLRSWKNQGIDWNDHPHLKGWFDEIGHRPAVQRGVEVLANQRKPLIDDKARETLFGATQYQKR, from the coding sequence ATGATCGAAGTGTATTCGTGGGCGACGCCGAATGGCCACAAGGTTCACATCATGCTCGAGGAGTGCGGCCTGCCGTACCGCGTGATCCCGGTGGACATCGGCGCCGGCGACCAGTTCAAGCCTGAGTTCCTGCGCATCAGCCCGAACAACAAGATCCCCGCCATCGTCGACCCCGACGGCCCGGACGGCGCGCCGATCTCTCTGTTCGAGTCCGGCGCCATCCTGCTCTACCTCGCCGGCAAGACCGGCCGATTCCTGCCTGCCGACACACGCGGCAGGTACGAGGTGCTGGAGTGGCTGATGTTCCAGATGGGCGGTGTCGGGCCGATGCTCGGCCAGGCGCACCACTTCCGCATCTATGCGCCCGAGAAGATCGCCTACGCGGTGGACCGCTACACCAACGAGGCGAAGCGCCTGTACGGCGTGATGGACCGGCGTCTGGCCAAGAGCAAGTACATCGGCGGGCCGGAATACTCGATCGCCGACATCGCCATCTTTCCCTGGCTGCGCTCCTGGAAGAACCAGGGCATCGACTGGAACGACCATCCGCACCTCAAGGGCTGGTTCGACGAGATCGGTCACCGCCCCGCGGTGCAGCGCGGCGTCGAGGTGCTGGCGAACCAGCGCAAGCCATTGATCGACGACAAGGCGCGCGAGACGCTGTTCGGCGCCACCCAGTACCAGAAGCGCTGA
- a CDS encoding DUF2157 domain-containing protein, protein MDLRLALYELAAEHRLEARASRRLEELAGFDRQPESLSRWLPIGIAGLAAALGGLGLIFWIAANWETLGRFGRFAVLEGAIVAMGLGAFWRAGARAALGLVALLATGGLFAYFGQTYQTGADPWQLFALWAALTLPLCLGLRSELLWSPWALVTMTAISLWVHAHTGHRWRVEPGDLAAHLAGWSAALLVLGFLSAPLQRITGAGPWALRTAATLAVVIITLTALGGLFSRSVGTHYAFGLIVLAVAAAAFAARRSFDVFALSAVALGLNTLLVAGLGRLLFENSRGGDGIGSLFLLGIVAAGLLAASVNGVLRLSRHHAATGALS, encoded by the coding sequence ATGGACTTGAGACTGGCGCTGTACGAACTCGCCGCCGAACACCGGCTGGAGGCGCGCGCTTCGCGGCGGCTCGAAGAACTGGCAGGCTTCGACCGCCAGCCCGAATCACTGTCGCGCTGGCTGCCGATCGGCATCGCGGGGCTGGCCGCGGCGCTCGGCGGGCTCGGGCTGATTTTCTGGATCGCGGCCAACTGGGAGACGCTCGGCCGCTTCGGCCGCTTCGCCGTCCTCGAAGGCGCCATCGTCGCGATGGGTCTGGGCGCCTTCTGGCGCGCCGGCGCACGCGCGGCGCTGGGGCTGGTCGCGCTGCTCGCCACGGGTGGCCTGTTCGCCTACTTCGGGCAGACCTACCAGACCGGCGCCGACCCCTGGCAGCTGTTTGCCCTGTGGGCCGCGCTCACGCTGCCGTTGTGCCTGGGGTTGCGCTCCGAACTGCTGTGGTCGCCCTGGGCGCTGGTGACGATGACGGCGATCTCGCTGTGGGTGCATGCGCACACGGGTCACCGCTGGCGCGTCGAGCCCGGTGACCTGGCCGCCCACCTGGCCGGCTGGTCCGCGGCCTTGCTGGTGCTCGGCTTCCTGAGCGCGCCGCTGCAGCGAATCACCGGCGCGGGGCCCTGGGCCTTGCGAACGGCCGCGACGCTGGCCGTGGTGATCATCACGCTGACGGCGCTGGGCGGCCTGTTCTCGCGCTCGGTCGGCACGCACTACGCTTTCGGCCTGATCGTGCTGGCGGTGGCGGCAGCGGCCTTTGCGGCGCGCCGCAGCTTCGACGTCTTCGCGCTCAGCGCCGTGGCCCTGGGGCTGAACACGCTGCTGGTGGCCGGCCTGGGCCGCCTGCTCTTCGAGAACTCGCGCGGAGGTGACGGGATCGGCAGCCTGTTCCTGCTCGGCATCGTGGCCGCCGGCCTGCTGGCCGCCAGCGTGAACGGCGTGCTGCGATTGTCTCGCCACCACGCAGCCACGGGAGCCTTGTCATGA